A genomic region of Salinibacter pepae contains the following coding sequences:
- a CDS encoding DoxX family protein, whose protein sequence is MDSSRWTSVDLALLVLRVGIGVSFVFVYGWDKMAGGPGTWADLGRTMELFGITVWPTFWGFMAAATEFVGGLCLLLGLLFRPVLGLLLVVMTVAFSSHLAAGEGPWHATEMATVFVALLLTGPGRYSVDAYFRSSTGPGEAERA, encoded by the coding sequence ATGGATTCGTCCCGGTGGACCTCCGTCGATCTCGCCCTGCTCGTGCTCCGCGTCGGCATCGGCGTCTCGTTCGTGTTCGTGTACGGGTGGGACAAAATGGCCGGCGGCCCGGGGACGTGGGCCGACCTTGGACGCACCATGGAACTCTTTGGGATCACCGTCTGGCCCACGTTCTGGGGCTTCATGGCGGCGGCCACGGAGTTCGTGGGCGGCCTCTGCCTCCTGCTCGGCCTGCTCTTCCGGCCCGTCCTCGGGCTCCTGCTCGTGGTGATGACGGTCGCCTTTTCCAGCCACCTCGCGGCCGGCGAGGGGCCCTGGCACGCCACCGAGATGGCGACGGTGTTCGTCGCGCTCCTGCTGACGGGCCCCGGCCGGTACAGCGTCGACGCGTATTTTCGGTCGTCGACCGGACCGGGGGAGGCCGAGCGTGCCTGA
- a CDS encoding DoxX family protein: protein MIWTHLSKFRDLGLLLLRGTIGLYMAIGHGWGKILGGPEQWAGLGGTMELFGLGFAPTFWGFMAAFAEFAGALLVVLGLFTRPAALLLVINMGVAATAHMTGMIDGSPESALVYGFVFLSLVFVGPGKYSVDEIAG from the coding sequence ATGATCTGGACGCACCTCAGCAAGTTTCGCGACCTGGGCCTGCTTCTGCTCCGGGGGACGATCGGGTTGTACATGGCCATCGGGCACGGGTGGGGCAAAATCCTCGGGGGGCCCGAACAGTGGGCCGGACTGGGCGGCACCATGGAGCTTTTCGGCCTCGGCTTCGCCCCAACCTTCTGGGGGTTCATGGCCGCCTTTGCGGAGTTTGCGGGCGCCCTGCTCGTCGTCCTCGGCCTGTTCACCCGCCCGGCCGCCCTCCTGCTCGTGATCAACATGGGGGTCGCCGCCACCGCGCACATGACCGGCATGATCGACGGCAGTCCGGAGAGCGCGCTCGTCTACGGCTTCGTCTTCCTGAGCCTCGTCTTCGTGGGCCCCGGCAAATACAGCGTCGACGAGATCGCGGGATAG
- a CDS encoding 2-oxoacid:acceptor oxidoreductase subunit alpha, giving the protein MSAPADTTDTKEIPEATVLFAGDSGDGMQITGSQFTLASAYAQNDLATLPDYPAEIRAPAGTTFGVSAFQLHFGAEEVRTPGEKVDLLVAMNAAALKVHLHRVRPGGTIIVNVNAFEEKDLTKADLDQNPLTDGTLDDYQVQEVPLTEITREALSDTDLSLQKVDRSKNMFALGLALWMYSRPVEPAQEWIREKFGDTPAIRDANLTVLEKGFHYGETVDAIGTRYEVNEAAMAPGTYRAVRGAEALALGLVAASVKSDLRLFYGSYPITPASDILHELSEHKNFGVITFQAEDEIAAATSALGASFGGDLGVCATSGPGVALKTETIGLGVMTELPLVVIDMQRGGPSTGLPTKPEQGDLLQAVYGRNGEAPLPVLAATSPGDCFHTAYEACRIAAKYRTPVLVLADGYLGNGSEAWRIPDTDTLPAFDVDFETEATERTMHKDQDGNDQFLPYARDPETLARAWARPGTPDLEHRLGGLEKAHKTGNVSYDAENHQKMVEIRAQKVQNVTQDIPPTQVYGHSDGDLLVLGWGSTKGAIEEATERAVDRGRRVGSVVLRHVWPLPADLADVLGRFDHVLVPELNNGQLIRVLRDQYPSWDFTPLNKIQGRPFRAEEIVEEIGSLLGRPAPA; this is encoded by the coding sequence ATGAGCGCGCCCGCCGACACGACGGACACGAAAGAAATCCCCGAAGCTACGGTCCTTTTCGCCGGGGACTCCGGGGACGGAATGCAGATTACCGGGTCGCAGTTTACCCTCGCCTCCGCCTACGCCCAGAACGACCTGGCGACGCTGCCGGACTACCCCGCCGAGATTCGGGCCCCGGCCGGCACCACCTTTGGCGTGAGCGCCTTCCAGCTTCACTTCGGCGCCGAAGAGGTGCGCACGCCGGGCGAGAAGGTGGACCTGCTCGTCGCCATGAACGCGGCGGCGCTCAAGGTGCACCTCCACCGCGTGCGGCCGGGCGGCACCATCATCGTCAACGTCAACGCCTTCGAGGAGAAGGACCTGACGAAGGCCGACCTCGACCAGAATCCGCTCACGGACGGCACGCTGGACGACTACCAGGTGCAGGAGGTGCCGCTGACCGAGATCACCCGCGAGGCCCTGTCCGACACGGACCTGTCGCTGCAGAAGGTCGACCGGTCGAAAAACATGTTTGCCCTCGGGCTGGCCCTCTGGATGTACTCCCGGCCCGTGGAGCCGGCACAGGAGTGGATTCGGGAGAAGTTTGGCGACACGCCGGCGATTCGAGACGCCAACCTGACGGTTCTCGAGAAGGGATTCCACTACGGGGAGACCGTCGACGCCATCGGGACGCGGTACGAGGTGAACGAGGCGGCGATGGCGCCCGGCACCTACCGCGCCGTGCGGGGGGCGGAGGCGCTCGCCCTGGGGCTGGTGGCCGCGAGCGTGAAGAGCGACCTGCGTCTCTTCTACGGCTCCTACCCCATTACGCCGGCGTCCGACATTCTGCACGAGCTGAGCGAACACAAAAACTTCGGCGTCATCACCTTCCAGGCCGAGGACGAGATCGCGGCCGCCACCTCGGCGCTCGGCGCCAGCTTCGGGGGCGACCTCGGCGTGTGTGCCACCTCCGGCCCCGGCGTGGCCCTGAAGACGGAGACGATCGGCCTCGGGGTGATGACGGAGCTGCCCCTCGTTGTGATCGACATGCAGCGCGGCGGCCCCTCCACCGGCCTGCCCACGAAGCCGGAGCAGGGCGACCTCCTGCAGGCCGTCTACGGCCGCAACGGCGAGGCCCCGCTCCCGGTGCTCGCCGCCACCTCGCCGGGCGACTGCTTCCACACCGCCTACGAGGCGTGCCGCATCGCGGCCAAGTACCGCACGCCCGTCCTCGTGCTGGCCGACGGCTACCTCGGGAACGGGTCGGAGGCGTGGCGCATCCCGGACACCGACACGCTCCCGGCGTTCGACGTCGACTTTGAGACGGAGGCGACCGAGCGCACGATGCACAAGGACCAGGACGGGAACGACCAGTTTCTGCCGTACGCGCGCGACCCGGAGACGCTGGCCCGTGCGTGGGCCCGGCCCGGCACGCCCGACCTGGAGCATCGCCTCGGGGGGCTGGAGAAAGCGCACAAGACGGGCAATGTGTCCTACGACGCCGAGAACCACCAGAAGATGGTGGAGATCCGGGCGCAGAAGGTGCAGAACGTGACCCAGGACATTCCGCCAACGCAGGTGTACGGCCATTCCGACGGCGATCTGCTCGTGCTCGGCTGGGGCTCTACGAAGGGCGCGATTGAAGAGGCCACCGAACGGGCCGTCGACCGGGGGCGTCGCGTCGGCAGCGTCGTGCTCCGCCACGTGTGGCCCCTGCCGGCGGACCTCGCCGATGTGCTCGGGCGCTTCGACCACGTGCTCGTGCCCGAGCTCAACAACGGCCAGCTCATCCGCGTCCTGCGCGACCAGTACCCGAGTTGGGACTTCACGCCCCTCAACAAGATTCAGGGCCGCCCCTTCCGGGCGGAGGAGATTGTGGAGGAGATTGGCTCTCTTCTTGGGAGACCGGCCCCTGCATGA
- a CDS encoding quaternary amine ABC transporter ATP-binding protein — MAVIEAEGLWKIFGGDPERARTLAKEGMSKAEVKAETGSVIAVDDANFEVQEQEIFVVMGLSGSGKSTLLRCVNRLIEPTFGKVHVHDDEVTAFDEDRLRKLRRTKMSMVFQNFGLFPHRTVIGNVEYGLEVAGMDKEKRREKARQSLELVGLDGYEDSQTSQLSGGMQQRVGLARALVNDPEILLMDEAFSALDPLIRADMQNELLELQEQWDPACTILFITHDLDEALKMGDRIAIMKDGRIAQIGTPTEILTEPADEYVRSFVENVDRTKIVPARTVMRSLGDDETVAADGPSVSPHTPIAELLPALVDADGPLAVRDSGGTLQGVVSQDAVMEEVVQNADGARRRDARAGRTDEDPEAAVA, encoded by the coding sequence ATGGCTGTTATTGAGGCAGAGGGACTCTGGAAAATTTTTGGGGGGGACCCCGAGCGCGCCCGCACCCTTGCGAAGGAGGGCATGTCGAAGGCCGAGGTGAAGGCGGAAACCGGCTCCGTGATCGCGGTCGACGACGCCAACTTTGAGGTCCAGGAGCAGGAGATCTTCGTGGTGATGGGCCTTTCGGGCAGCGGCAAGTCGACCCTGCTCCGGTGCGTCAATCGCCTGATCGAGCCGACGTTTGGGAAGGTGCACGTCCACGACGACGAGGTGACGGCCTTCGATGAGGATCGCCTCCGCAAGCTGCGCCGGACCAAGATGTCAATGGTCTTCCAGAACTTCGGGCTTTTTCCCCACCGGACGGTCATCGGGAACGTGGAGTACGGCCTCGAGGTCGCGGGCATGGACAAAGAGAAGCGGCGTGAGAAGGCCCGCCAGTCGCTGGAGCTCGTGGGGCTGGACGGGTACGAGGACAGCCAGACCAGCCAGTTGAGTGGGGGCATGCAGCAGCGGGTGGGGCTGGCCCGTGCCCTCGTCAACGACCCCGAAATTTTGCTGATGGACGAGGCGTTCAGTGCCCTGGATCCCCTCATCCGGGCCGACATGCAGAACGAGCTGCTGGAGCTGCAGGAGCAGTGGGACCCGGCCTGCACAATTCTCTTCATCACCCACGACCTCGACGAGGCGCTGAAGATGGGCGACCGCATCGCCATCATGAAGGACGGCCGGATTGCCCAGATTGGCACCCCCACCGAAATCCTCACCGAGCCGGCCGACGAGTACGTTCGGTCCTTCGTCGAAAACGTGGACCGCACGAAGATCGTCCCCGCCCGCACCGTAATGCGGTCCCTCGGCGACGACGAGACGGTGGCCGCCGACGGGCCGTCCGTTTCGCCCCACACGCCGATTGCCGAGCTGCTCCCGGCACTGGTCGATGCCGACGGGCCCCTGGCCGTTCGCGACTCGGGCGGCACCCTTCAGGGCGTCGTCAGTCAGGACGCCGTGATGGAGGAGGTCGTGCAGAATGCCGACGGGGCGCGGCGGCGGGACGCCCGCGCCGGCCGGACCGACGAAGACCCCGAAGCAGCGGTGGCCTGA
- a CDS encoding phosphoadenylyl-sulfate reductase: MAFASDESASPWSSTRLAALNAQFEPHGPKAILNWATHTFGDDLAQGTGFGPSGIVIMHMLADLRPGTTVFYLDTDLLFPETYELCDDLDERLDVDVTRVHGGLSLDEQAEQEGEELWNRNPNRCCFLRKVKPLRNFLDDRRAWITGVRRDQSERRADTDILSWEGQYGVFKINPLANWTQKEVWKYLFEHDLPYNPKHDQGYPSLGCVPCTEPVDQADGYSREGRWGDRDKTECGLHTSPGDEDGAHAAES; encoded by the coding sequence ATGGCCTTCGCCTCCGACGAAAGCGCCTCGCCCTGGTCGAGTACGCGACTGGCGGCCCTGAACGCGCAGTTTGAGCCGCACGGCCCGAAGGCCATCCTCAACTGGGCCACGCACACCTTCGGCGACGACCTGGCGCAGGGGACGGGATTCGGCCCGTCGGGGATCGTCATCATGCACATGCTGGCCGACCTCCGGCCCGGCACGACGGTCTTCTACCTCGATACCGACCTGCTCTTCCCGGAGACCTACGAGCTGTGCGACGACCTGGACGAGCGGCTCGACGTGGACGTGACGCGGGTCCACGGGGGGCTGTCGCTCGACGAGCAGGCCGAGCAGGAGGGGGAAGAGCTGTGGAACCGAAACCCGAACCGCTGCTGCTTCCTCCGCAAGGTGAAGCCGCTCCGGAATTTTTTGGACGACCGCCGGGCCTGGATCACCGGCGTCCGGCGTGACCAGTCCGAGCGCCGCGCCGACACGGACATCCTGTCCTGGGAAGGCCAGTACGGGGTGTTCAAGATCAACCCGCTGGCGAACTGGACGCAGAAGGAGGTCTGGAAGTACCTCTTCGAGCACGACCTCCCCTACAATCCGAAGCACGACCAGGGCTACCCCAGCCTCGGCTGCGTCCCGTGCACCGAGCCGGTGGACCAGGCCGACGGCTATTCCCGGGAGGGGCGCTGGGGCGACCGGGACAAAACGGAGTGTGGGCTCCACACGTCACCGGGCGACGAAGACGGGGCACACGCTGCGGAGTCGTGA
- a CDS encoding 2-oxoacid:ferredoxin oxidoreductase subunit beta, with amino-acid sequence MSTDTPDPSPNGQTPDGTKKPDLPPGLADDSDDQDQGASDQETSPGTKKPDLPPGLGGENGESDAPGTKKPAGPPGAKKPAGPPSPGSDGDGDDGPTLPPGYGGDGAGEALSREDFQSDQEVRWCPGCGDYAILSTVQRLLPDLGVEKENVVFISGIGCAGRFPYYMDTYGMHGIHGRAPAIATGLKTSNPELDVWVVTGDGDALSIGGNHLIHVLRRNLDTQILLFNNEIYGLTKGQYSPTSDAGTVSKSTPYGSVDRPFNPVSVALGADASFVARTMDRDPQHMKAMMRAAHDHDGTGFLEIYQNCNIFNDGAFFEFTERETKDERALFLEHGEPMTFANGTRGIRLDTLQPEVIDLEADGWSVDDCLVHDETSKELATILGRMSWQDDDGDPIPRLDETGTQLPRPFGVVHRTERPTYAERVHQQIDTVTAEQGEGDLDALLRSGETWTIE; translated from the coding sequence ATGAGCACCGACACGCCCGACCCCAGCCCAAACGGCCAGACGCCCGACGGCACCAAGAAGCCGGACCTCCCGCCCGGCCTTGCCGATGACAGCGACGATCAGGACCAGGGCGCGTCCGACCAGGAGACATCACCCGGCACGAAGAAACCGGATCTTCCTCCGGGGCTCGGGGGCGAGAACGGCGAATCGGACGCCCCGGGCACGAAAAAACCGGCCGGGCCGCCGGGGGCAAAAAAACCCGCGGGCCCGCCCTCGCCCGGCAGTGATGGCGATGGGGACGACGGCCCCACGCTCCCGCCCGGCTACGGGGGCGATGGGGCGGGCGAGGCGCTCTCCCGCGAGGACTTCCAGTCCGACCAGGAGGTGCGCTGGTGCCCCGGCTGCGGCGACTACGCCATCTTGTCCACCGTGCAGCGCCTGCTGCCGGACCTGGGGGTGGAGAAGGAGAACGTCGTGTTCATCAGTGGCATCGGGTGTGCGGGGCGCTTCCCGTACTACATGGACACCTACGGCATGCACGGCATCCACGGCCGGGCGCCGGCCATCGCCACGGGCCTCAAGACGAGCAACCCGGAGCTGGACGTGTGGGTGGTGACGGGGGACGGGGACGCGCTCTCCATCGGGGGCAACCACCTGATCCACGTCCTGCGCCGCAACCTCGACACGCAGATCCTGCTCTTCAACAACGAGATCTACGGCCTCACGAAGGGCCAGTACAGCCCGACCTCCGACGCGGGCACCGTCTCGAAGAGCACGCCCTACGGCTCCGTAGACCGTCCCTTCAACCCCGTCTCCGTCGCGCTGGGGGCCGACGCCTCGTTCGTGGCGCGCACGATGGACCGCGACCCGCAGCACATGAAGGCCATGATGCGCGCGGCCCACGACCACGACGGCACCGGCTTCCTGGAGATCTACCAGAACTGCAACATCTTCAACGACGGGGCCTTCTTTGAATTCACCGAGCGGGAGACGAAAGACGAACGCGCGCTCTTCCTGGAGCACGGCGAACCGATGACGTTCGCCAACGGCACGAGGGGCATTCGGCTCGACACCCTCCAGCCCGAGGTGATTGATCTGGAGGCCGACGGCTGGTCGGTCGACGACTGCCTCGTGCACGACGAGACCTCCAAGGAGCTGGCCACCATCCTCGGGCGCATGTCGTGGCAGGACGACGACGGCGACCCGATTCCCCGCCTCGACGAGACCGGCACACAGCTGCCCCGCCCGTTCGGCGTGGTCCACCGCACCGAGCGGCCCACGTACGCGGAGCGCGTCCACCAGCAGATCGACACCGTCACCGCGGAGCAGGGGGAGGGCGACCTCGACGCGCTGCTCCGCTCCGGCGAAACGTGGACGATCGAGTAG
- a CDS encoding DJ-1/PfpI family protein yields MSKSILMIVGDFAEDYETMVPFQMLDLAGHEVHAVCPEKEAGDTIKTAIHDFEGDQTYTEKPGHNFALNATFDEVDAADYDALCLPGGRAPEYLRLNDRVIEMTRHFFAEDKPVAAICHAAQTLAAADVLDGRRCSAYPACAPEVEAAGGTYADVEMNEAVTDGTLVTAPAWPAHAAWIRQFLDVLGTRIEHAEPVTA; encoded by the coding sequence ATGTCCAAATCCATTCTGATGATTGTTGGCGACTTTGCCGAGGACTACGAGACGATGGTCCCCTTCCAGATGCTCGACCTGGCGGGCCACGAGGTGCACGCCGTGTGCCCGGAGAAGGAGGCCGGCGACACGATAAAGACCGCGATCCACGACTTTGAGGGCGACCAGACCTACACCGAAAAGCCGGGCCACAACTTTGCCCTGAACGCAACCTTCGACGAGGTCGACGCGGCCGACTACGATGCGCTCTGCCTGCCGGGTGGGCGCGCGCCGGAGTACCTGCGCCTGAACGACCGTGTTATCGAGATGACGCGGCACTTCTTTGCGGAGGACAAGCCCGTCGCGGCCATCTGTCACGCCGCGCAGACGCTCGCCGCCGCCGATGTGCTCGACGGCCGCCGCTGCTCCGCGTACCCGGCCTGCGCCCCGGAGGTGGAGGCGGCCGGGGGCACCTACGCCGACGTGGAGATGAATGAGGCGGTGACCGACGGGACTCTCGTCACGGCCCCCGCCTGGCCCGCCCACGCGGCCTGGATCCGGCAGTTCCTGGACGTGCTCGGCACCCGCATCGAGCACGCCGAGCCGGTCACGGCCTAG
- a CDS encoding thymidylate synthase — MRQYLDYLQDVLDHGTRHEDRTGTGTIRVFGRQLRFDLTEGFPLLTTKRVWMRGVTEELLWFLRGETNIQSLVQAGVSIWTDWPLQRYRDETGDEISQEAFEERIATDDAFAKRWGDLGPVYGTQWRDFAGPEGRVDQIERLVRGLRETPHSRRHVVSAWHPAQIEDAALPPCHYAFQCFVEGEPGDGRLSLMWQQRSVDSFLGLPFNIASYALLTHMLAQQAGLTPHELIFNGGDCHIYQNHVEQVEEQLSRTPYDRPTLRLHQRDSIFEYTANDVSIEDYAHHPALTAPIAV; from the coding sequence ATGCGCCAATACCTCGACTACCTCCAGGACGTCCTCGACCACGGCACGCGGCACGAGGACCGCACCGGCACGGGCACCATTCGCGTGTTTGGGCGACAGCTTCGGTTCGACCTGACCGAGGGCTTCCCGCTGCTCACCACGAAGCGGGTGTGGATGCGGGGCGTCACGGAGGAACTGCTCTGGTTTCTGCGCGGGGAGACCAACATCCAGTCCCTGGTGCAGGCCGGCGTGTCGATCTGGACGGACTGGCCCCTGCAGCGGTACCGGGACGAGACCGGCGACGAGATCAGCCAGGAGGCCTTCGAGGAACGGATCGCCACAGACGACGCCTTCGCCAAGCGGTGGGGCGACCTCGGGCCCGTCTACGGCACACAGTGGCGCGACTTTGCAGGGCCGGAGGGACGGGTGGATCAGATCGAGCGGCTCGTCCGTGGCCTCCGCGAGACGCCCCACTCGCGCCGCCACGTCGTGAGCGCCTGGCATCCTGCTCAGATTGAGGACGCCGCGCTTCCGCCGTGCCACTACGCGTTCCAGTGCTTCGTGGAGGGGGAGCCGGGCGACGGGCGCCTGTCGCTCATGTGGCAGCAGCGCAGCGTCGACAGCTTCCTCGGCCTTCCGTTCAACATCGCCAGTTATGCCCTGCTCACGCACATGCTGGCCCAGCAGGCGGGCCTCACGCCGCACGAGCTCATCTTCAACGGCGGCGACTGCCACATCTACCAAAACCACGTGGAGCAGGTCGAGGAGCAGTTATCTCGCACGCCCTACGACCGGCCCACACTCCGCCTCCACCAGCGCGACTCGATCTTCGAGTACACCGCCAACGACGTGTCGATCGAGGACTACGCGCACCACCCCGCCCTGACGGCCCCAATCGCCGTGTAG
- a CDS encoding OprO/OprP family phosphate-selective porin: MSTARPRPFVVLLVVLGLVGMGNVGEAQTDAASGAGGKVQAGEEGFRVVSGDGAFALRLRGDLYADARFFPSTTEPAGGDRFFLRRARPRLQGRVYDRFAFSLRSDFGIGGPEIDDAFVEARVAPALRLRMGRFNVPVGLEVLSSSTGLMHVERGFPAGLVPERDVGVMLAGDVGAGRLHYALGLFNGAPGASEPGGDVDDAKEAAGRVFVVPLAGTNGMWKGLGVGVAGTVGTVTGTAATPALTGLRTTGRQSFFGYRDEARADGRRWRLAPQARLYAGPVALLGTYTVTTETARRGPLTETLSHRAWQASAAVVLTGEDAREGEVVPDDPFGAERGTGAIELGGRVHGVTFDDEAFPAFAAPAAASGATAWGLTLSWYPNAMVRVMLGLERTGFEAVGAGPTRDPETLLLTRMQISF; the protein is encoded by the coding sequence ATGAGTACTGCCCGCCCACGTCCGTTCGTCGTCCTTCTCGTGGTACTGGGGCTCGTGGGGATGGGAAATGTAGGAGAGGCGCAAACGGACGCCGCGTCGGGGGCGGGCGGAAAGGTGCAGGCGGGCGAGGAGGGATTTCGGGTCGTGTCCGGCGACGGCGCATTTGCACTTCGCCTCCGGGGCGACCTCTACGCCGACGCGCGCTTCTTCCCGAGCACGACGGAGCCGGCGGGGGGCGACCGCTTCTTTCTCCGGCGTGCCCGGCCCCGCCTTCAGGGGCGCGTCTACGACCGGTTTGCGTTCAGCCTCCGGAGCGACTTCGGAATTGGCGGCCCCGAGATCGACGACGCGTTCGTCGAGGCCCGGGTTGCCCCGGCCCTTCGGCTGCGCATGGGGCGGTTCAACGTGCCGGTGGGGCTGGAAGTCCTATCGTCGTCGACGGGCCTGATGCACGTCGAGCGGGGATTTCCGGCGGGGCTCGTCCCGGAGCGCGATGTGGGCGTCATGCTTGCGGGCGATGTGGGAGCGGGGCGGCTGCACTACGCGCTCGGGCTCTTCAACGGGGCGCCCGGAGCGTCGGAGCCAGGAGGGGACGTGGACGACGCGAAAGAGGCCGCGGGACGGGTCTTCGTGGTGCCGCTTGCGGGCACGAACGGGATGTGGAAGGGGCTCGGCGTGGGCGTGGCGGGGACGGTGGGGACGGTGACCGGGACGGCGGCCACGCCGGCGCTCACGGGACTGCGCACGACGGGTCGGCAGTCGTTTTTCGGGTATCGAGACGAGGCGCGGGCGGACGGCCGGCGGTGGCGGCTGGCGCCACAGGCCCGGTTGTACGCGGGGCCGGTGGCGCTGCTGGGGACGTACACGGTGACGACGGAGACGGCACGGCGTGGGCCGCTGACGGAGACGCTCTCACACCGCGCGTGGCAGGCCAGTGCCGCCGTGGTGCTGACGGGAGAGGACGCCCGAGAGGGCGAGGTGGTCCCCGACGATCCCTTCGGCGCCGAGCGGGGGACGGGCGCGATCGAATTGGGAGGACGCGTCCACGGGGTCACGTTCGACGACGAGGCGTTTCCGGCCTTCGCGGCGCCCGCGGCGGCGTCGGGGGCAACGGCCTGGGGGCTCACCCTGAGCTGGTACCCCAACGCCATGGTGCGTGTTATGCTCGGGCTGGAGCGCACTGGGTTTGAGGCCGTCGGGGCGGGGCCCACCCGTGACCCCGAGACGCTGCTCCTCACGCGGATGCAGATCTCGTTCTGA
- the apaG gene encoding Co2+/Mg2+ efflux protein ApaG gives MISYASTTRGITVTVRPIYLDEPSDLLEREFAFGYAIQIENTSPNEVQLLRRRWIIEAGNGSRQDLTGDGALRPHPVIAPGETHVHDGSCTIESFNGTVEGNYLVQRADGEQFRVSVPPFPLHAAAN, from the coding sequence ATGATTAGTTACGCCTCCACCACGCGCGGCATCACGGTCACCGTACGGCCCATCTACCTGGACGAGCCGTCCGACCTTCTGGAGCGCGAGTTTGCGTTCGGGTATGCCATCCAAATCGAAAACACCAGTCCGAACGAGGTCCAACTGCTCCGGCGTCGGTGGATCATTGAGGCGGGCAACGGCAGCCGGCAGGATCTGACCGGCGACGGCGCGCTCCGGCCCCATCCGGTGATTGCGCCCGGCGAGACCCACGTCCACGACGGGTCCTGCACGATCGAGTCGTTTAACGGGACGGTGGAGGGCAACTACCTCGTGCAGCGGGCCGACGGGGAGCAGTTCCGCGTCTCGGTCCCCCCGTTCCCCCTGCACGCCGCGGCGAATTGA
- a CDS encoding flavin monoamine oxidase family protein, protein MPESSSVLVVGAGLGGLVAATDLHAAGVSVRVWEARDRVGGRCRSPAVGPDGGRLDLGAAWHWAEHRRVRALAERLGLERVRQHEPGVAVQEWARDEPVEHFEWPEAPPPSWRLVEGTQALHERLAATLPDAALRRRHRLRSLRRTGATVQATARTPDGPQTTSVDAVVLAVPPRLAGHTLQFEPALPDALASALRGTTTWMSPSAKAAVTYDRPFWREQGLAGRVRSAAGPVHDWHDATPPDGPAALVGFMHPPGPGSPTPSDSGEQEEALVRQLVHCFGEAAGAPTGLATADWRHDTATTPPAGPTPGPHTPPDPAPILQRPHWEGRLHVAAAETATEHPGYLDGAIEAGRRAARALA, encoded by the coding sequence GTGCCTGAGTCGTCGTCCGTTCTCGTCGTGGGGGCGGGGCTCGGAGGCCTCGTGGCGGCCACGGACCTGCACGCGGCGGGCGTGTCGGTCCGCGTCTGGGAGGCGCGTGACCGCGTGGGGGGACGGTGCCGAAGCCCGGCCGTCGGCCCCGACGGGGGGCGCCTCGACCTGGGGGCCGCCTGGCACTGGGCGGAGCACCGACGGGTGCGCGCGCTGGCGGAGCGCCTCGGCCTTGAGCGGGTGCGCCAGCACGAGCCGGGCGTGGCGGTCCAGGAATGGGCCCGGGACGAGCCCGTGGAGCACTTCGAGTGGCCCGAGGCGCCGCCGCCCTCCTGGCGCCTCGTAGAGGGGACCCAGGCCCTGCACGAGCGCCTCGCCGCCACGCTTCCGGACGCTGCGCTCCGACGTCGCCACCGCCTCCGGTCCCTACGGCGCACGGGGGCGACGGTGCAGGCCACCGCCCGGACGCCCGACGGCCCGCAGACCACGTCGGTCGATGCGGTCGTGCTCGCGGTCCCGCCCCGGCTGGCCGGGCACACCCTTCAGTTTGAGCCCGCCCTCCCGGACGCGCTGGCCTCGGCCCTCCGCGGCACCACCACCTGGATGAGCCCCTCGGCCAAGGCGGCCGTGACCTACGACCGTCCGTTTTGGCGCGAGCAGGGCCTCGCCGGGCGTGTGCGGAGCGCGGCCGGTCCGGTGCACGACTGGCACGACGCCACGCCCCCCGACGGCCCCGCCGCGCTCGTCGGCTTCATGCATCCCCCGGGCCCCGGCTCGCCCACGCCGAGCGATTCGGGGGAGCAGGAGGAGGCCCTCGTTCGTCAGCTCGTGCACTGCTTCGGCGAGGCGGCCGGGGCGCCCACCGGCCTCGCAACGGCCGACTGGCGCCACGACACGGCCACCACGCCGCCCGCAGGGCCCACGCCGGGGCCGCACACGCCGCCGGACCCGGCCCCCATCCTCCAACGCCCGCACTGGGAGGGGCGGCTGCACGTCGCCGCGGCGGAGACGGCTACCGAGCACCCGGGCTACCTCGACGGCGCCATCGAGGCGGGCCGCCGGGCCGCACGGGCGCTGGCGTAG